A genomic region of Prosthecobacter algae contains the following coding sequences:
- a CDS encoding DUF1080 domain-containing protein — MPFLKCLFVLATLCCLSLSATEPNQLSDTEKEQGFRLLFNGRDLQGWEHAGNWVIEDGALACPTRGGDITWTVEKVPDDFELRFEWKASKGCNSGVYYRPGQYEYQVLDNVNSHYGKIPRQAAASLFFCMAPSKNNARPHDVWNEGRIVCKGTVIQHWLNGEAVIDFDYTDPRWSRELEVLRIRGGDLTKRGAHLRLQDHGQPVWFRSLRLRPIPAEERLVPSPEFKPQPMSAEALELENKRLEQLLKPKAPKKQK, encoded by the coding sequence ATGCCGTTTTTAAAATGTCTCTTCGTTCTCGCCACCCTGTGCTGTCTGTCGCTCAGCGCGACCGAGCCTAACCAACTTTCCGACACCGAAAAAGAACAGGGCTTCCGCCTGCTGTTCAATGGCCGTGACCTCCAGGGCTGGGAGCACGCAGGCAACTGGGTGATCGAAGACGGGGCGCTCGCCTGCCCCACACGCGGGGGTGACATCACCTGGACCGTGGAAAAGGTGCCGGATGACTTCGAGCTGCGCTTTGAATGGAAGGCCAGCAAAGGCTGCAACAGCGGCGTTTACTACCGCCCCGGCCAATATGAGTACCAGGTGCTGGACAACGTGAACAGCCATTACGGCAAAATCCCCCGCCAGGCTGCCGCCTCCCTGTTTTTCTGCATGGCCCCCAGCAAAAACAACGCCCGTCCCCACGATGTCTGGAACGAAGGCCGCATCGTCTGCAAAGGCACCGTCATCCAACACTGGCTCAATGGGGAAGCCGTGATTGACTTCGACTACACAGATCCACGCTGGTCCCGTGAGCTGGAGGTCTTGCGCATTCGCGGTGGAGACCTGACGAAACGCGGTGCCCACCTGCGTCTGCAGGACCACGGCCAGCCAGTCTGGTTTCGCAGCCTGCGCCTACGCCCCATCCCTGCCGAGGAAAGACTGGTCCCCTCCCCCGAGTTCAAGCCCCAGCCCATGTCAGCGGAGGCTCTGGAACTGGAAAACAAACGGCTGGAGCAATTGCTGAAGCCCAAGGCCCCAAAAAAACAAAAGTGA
- a CDS encoding L,D-transpeptidase family protein has translation MNALRRLSFALLTLTVLFQSMSCSSPNYREIRRPAPGGGYYVQRIRLEPQEEARLKKLKKAKKEGKPVDDGSYWRGDGVVGKPSMKISLGEQKVYFMKDGVVVGMSPISSGRESHATRPGKFSIIQKDLDHKSNLYGDYVDSAGVIVKKEVDIRKDARPKGAKFDGANMRYFMRITGAIGMHEGYLPGYPASHGCIRLPTKMAEIFYRESSLGTPVQIVP, from the coding sequence ATGAATGCTCTCCGCCGACTGTCTTTCGCCCTGCTGACCCTGACGGTGCTCTTTCAGAGCATGAGCTGCTCCAGCCCTAACTATCGCGAAATCCGCCGCCCAGCCCCTGGTGGAGGTTACTATGTGCAGCGCATCCGGCTGGAGCCCCAGGAAGAAGCTCGGCTGAAAAAGCTGAAGAAGGCCAAAAAAGAGGGCAAGCCGGTGGATGATGGCTCCTACTGGCGTGGCGATGGGGTAGTGGGAAAACCCAGCATGAAGATCAGCCTCGGTGAGCAAAAGGTCTATTTCATGAAGGATGGCGTCGTCGTCGGCATGTCCCCCATCTCTTCCGGCCGTGAAAGCCACGCTACCCGTCCTGGGAAATTCAGCATCATCCAAAAGGACCTGGATCACAAATCCAACCTCTACGGGGACTACGTAGACTCCGCTGGCGTCATCGTCAAAAAAGAGGTGGACATTCGCAAGGATGCCCGGCCCAAGGGAGCCAAGTTTGACGGAGCCAACATGCGCTACTTCATGCGCATCACGGGGGCCATCGGCATGCACGAAGGTTACCTGCCAGGCTATCCGGCCTCCCACGGCTGCATCCGCCTACCCACGAAAATGGCCGAGATCTTTTACCGCGAGTCTTCCCTGGGAACTCCGGTGCAGATCGTCCCCTGA
- a CDS encoding TatD family hydrolase: MFFDTHTHLGSAKFDADLPAILDRARSAGVTRMLAPATDLPNARKLLALAEKEPDVRVAVGIHPCDVDTVSGEDWIHELRALARHPKVAAIGEIGLDYFHAPPEGFDLAAWKLHQARCLHLQLELAAELELNVVLHNRESWEDLTAIVLPYSDRLRGVFHCYTGTLEQAQPLLEAGHLLSFTGIVTFKNPGPAGDTVRQVPAGHYMLETDAPYLAPVPHRGQRCEPAYVADTARAVAAMRGQPVEEVADETTRTGQSFFKGFA; the protein is encoded by the coding sequence ATGTTTTTCGATACTCACACGCATCTCGGCAGCGCCAAGTTTGATGCAGATCTGCCTGCGATTCTGGACCGTGCCCGCTCCGCGGGTGTCACACGGATGCTGGCCCCGGCCACGGATCTGCCCAATGCCCGCAAGCTGCTGGCCCTGGCGGAAAAAGAGCCGGATGTGCGCGTGGCCGTGGGCATCCACCCCTGCGATGTGGACACCGTTTCAGGCGAAGACTGGATCCATGAACTGCGCGCTCTCGCCCGGCATCCCAAGGTGGCCGCCATTGGCGAGATCGGTCTGGACTACTTCCATGCACCGCCCGAGGGTTTCGACCTCGCGGCATGGAAACTCCACCAAGCCCGCTGCCTGCACCTGCAACTGGAACTCGCCGCCGAGCTGGAGCTGAACGTAGTGCTGCACAACCGCGAAAGCTGGGAGGACCTCACCGCCATTGTCCTGCCATACAGCGACCGCCTGCGCGGAGTCTTCCACTGCTACACTGGCACGCTGGAGCAGGCCCAGCCGCTGCTGGAGGCCGGGCATCTCCTTTCCTTCACCGGCATCGTCACCTTCAAAAATCCCGGCCCTGCGGGTGATACCGTGCGCCAGGTGCCCGCAGGCCATTACATGCTGGAGACGGATGCGCCCTACCTGGCCCCGGTACCCCACCGTGGCCAGCGCTGTGAGCCCGCCTACGTGGCAGATACCGCACGGGCCGTGGCAGCCATGCGGGGGCAGCCCGTGGAGGAAGTCGCCGATGAGACCACCCGGACCGGCCAGAGCTTTTTTAAAGGTTTCGCCTGA